The Candidatus Scalindua japonica genome includes the window ATGACATTGTTAAAAGACATGGAGGCTCCTTGACGGTAAAAAGTGAGAAGGAGGAGCTCACCGTATTTCAGATTACCATTCCAATAGATACAGCTTGAATGTCAGGGTGTATCAGGGAGAAAATAGCATATGGACAAACAAATTAGAATATTAGTGGTAGATGATGAGCCGAGGATATGTCACCTGGTTGAAGAGTTACTCAAGCTGGAAGGATATCAGATTGATGTAAGTTTTTCAGGAACTGATGCTCTGGAGAAGATAAAAGAAAACGATTATCAAATGTTGATAACCGATCTGAAAATGCCAGGTATAGACGGTCTGGGGTTAATACAAAAGGCCAAAGAACATAATCCGGAAATCAGGGCCATAATGGTTACCGGTTTTACAACTGTTGACACTGCTGTCCAATCGTTGAGGCATGGAGTAGATGACTACATAACAAAACCATTTAATATTACTGAGTTGAAAGAGACGGTTAAACAAGTCTTGCATGTTCATCAGGTAGCACATGAGAATATGCTGCTTTTAAAAGATTTAGAGAAGACAAGTACTGACTTAAAAAGTCATAAGCAAAAGCTATCCGATAAAGTTTATAATACAAGCGAACAATTCGAAGCAATTAATAAAAAACTTGTACAAAGAGTTAATGAACTGGACACGATAAATGAGATTAGTAAAGTGATAACATCTGTTCTCGATATGGATGAACTATTAAATTTATGTTTGAATGAAATCAACGGCAAATTAAAAGTAAAGCATAGTTCGATTATGTTAGTTGATGAGGAAAGGGGTGAGTTGGTAGTAAGGGCTAGTCAAGGCTACAGGAGAATGCAGGTTTTAGGTAAAATACAAAAGATGGATGAGGGCGTAGCTGGGCGTGTTGTACAGGAGAAGAAACCAATCCTGGTTAAAGATATCCAAAATGATAACAGGTTCAATAGATACGAAAGGCTGGACTACAATACTAAATCATTTGTTTCGGCTCCTCTTTTTCTGGGGCAGAAAGTTCTCGGGGTAATAAATATTATAGACAAGATATCAGGTGAAAACTTCTGCGAGACAGATGTTAATTTGCTTAGTACCATTGCTGGTCAAGTAAGTGTAGCCGTAGAAAATTCAAGGCTTTATAAGGCTCTTGAAGAAAATTGTTTCAATATGGTCAAGTTTCTGGCTGATAGCCTTGAGGCAAAAGACCGTTATTTATGCGGTCATTCTCAAAGGGTCTCGGATTATTCATCTTCTATTGCAAGTGTTATGGGGGTTTCCGCTAAGGAAAAAAACACATTGTTACATGCTTCATTGTTACATGACATTGGTAAAATAGGTATTTCAGAATTAATATTCAACAAGCCTGATAAATTAAATGACGTTGAATACGATACAATAAAGTCTCATCCTTCCAGAGGTGAAAAAATAATAAAACCACTAAGTTTTCTTGGAGAGTCAATACGCCATATAAGAGGCCATCATGAAAGTTTTGATGGTAGTGGCTACCCGGACAGGTTAGGTGGTGAAGATTTGCCTCTGTTGACTAAAATTATGACGGTGGCCGACTCTTTTGATGCAATGACATCAGAAAGGACTTATCGGCAGCCATGGAACACAAATAAGGCAATGTTAGAGCTCAAAAGAATGTCAGGAAAGCAATTCGACCCGAATGTAGTAGATGCTTTTGCTTCCAGTGAAATAATTAAAATGAAATCAGAACTGGAAAATTTGGCTGATTGCTAACATATGAATGCACCAGTAATACAGAAAAAACTATCAGTGTATATTCTGTAATTTTCGTGCATAGAAAAAAATAAGAAAACAAACCTCATGTACCCGTGCAGATTGTACTGGAGAATATGTGCTTTCTGCAGGTTCTCAGGATTTTAAATAAAATCAGTTCTCTATCTCTTAATTAAAATTAGCCGTGTCTGAAGAAATATATATTGTAGTGTTAATGGGTGGTATATCTCCGGAAAGGGAGATATCGTTACAGTCAGGTAAAGCGGTTGCTAATGCCCTGTCTAAGGATAATAACAACAACGTTATCAAGATAATTGTTAATGATGATATGGTGAATGAACTTGATAATTATAAAATTGATGTGGCTTTTATTGCGCTTCATGGATATTTCGGAGAAGATGGCGGTATTCAGGGAATTCTGGAATCCAAGGGTATACCGTATACCGGTTCCGGGGTTTTCGCAAGCAGACTTGCAATGAACAAATCAGAGTCTAAAAATGTTTTCAGAAGAAACAATATCCCCACTCCCGAGTATTTTAACGCCTCTATGGTACAAAGCATGTCGGTAATTACCGATAGTGTTAAAAAACTGAAATTGCCCGTGATAACCAAACCGGTAAGTAATGGCTCCAGTATCGGGATATCTATAATTAAAGAATATGCCGGAATAAAAGACGCAATCAAACATACGGGTAGTTATAGTAAAGAAATCCTTGTTGAAGAGTGTATCGAGGGTAGAGAATTGGCTGTTAGTGTTCTGGGTGATAAAGCCCTCCCCGTGATAGAAATAAAAACTGCAACCGGGGTTTATGACTATGATGCAAAGTACAAGAGTGATAACACGCAGTACATAATTCTTGAACCTGGTGATAAAACATCAGAATGTACGCTGTCCCACGCTATTTATGACAGAGTACAGGATCTGGCAGTTCGAGCACACAAACACCTTGGTTGCCGCACATTTTCCAGGGCAGATATGATATTAGATAAAAATGGCAATATATACGTTCTTGAAGTAAATACGATTCCCGGGTTTACTGAAAGAAGCTTGTTGCCAAAAGCAGCAGCAGCGGCAAATATCAGTTTTGCTGAACTATGCAACTCTATTGTTAATGCGGATTGTAAGTATGAACGGTCTGTTCAGGCATGTATTCATGACAACAACGTAGTTAACGCTAAAATATAGAACCGGGTACATGTGTTTTTCGCTTGTAGTGAATGTTATTAGGAATATACAGGCAGCTTTTAATGTAATAACAGTAAAATGAAAAAAATATTCAAGTCCCAATACGATAAAGTAATAGATAAGATCAGGGCAAATATTGTAATGGTAAAACCACGTTTTGAAAGAATACGTAAGGTATTCATATCACTTTCACTTAAATCTGTTCTGGCTATTATCGTGGTTCTTTCAGTTATATGGTTAGGTAAATTTGTATGGAAGCGTATGACATATCAAGATATTTTCTTAGTAAGTCCATCAACATTTTCATTTGAAACTCCTGATTGGGTGACAGAAGAATTTGTTTATGAGATAAGCCATGTCAGAGGATTGAAAAGTAAATATAACATCTTTAAAAAAGGTTTGACAAAAGAAATTGCGAAGGTGTATGAAAGTAGCCCGCTTATTTCCAGGGTTAACTATGTGGAAAGAGAACTGCCTGACAGGCTTAACGTGAAATTCGAACTGCGTAGACCCGTAGCAATTGTTAAAAGGAAACGAAAAAAATATCTGTTAGATAAAGATTGTGTCAGGCTACCGGAAAAGTATTACAAATATCCTGAAGATGGTAATGATCCAGTTTATATAATATGTAGAAAATCTGTAAAGGTACCTGATTATGGTGAAAAATGGAAAGATAGATCAATTGAGGATGGTATAGACCTTTTGAACTATCTGAAACAGAACAAAATAGACAAACTTTTAAAGATTGCGGCTATAGATGTTTCAAAGGTAGGGGGTAGACGTAAAGATGGTAAAATTAGCGTAGAGTTGTGGACAAAAGACGGGGCCAAAATAAAATGGGGTTTTTCGGCATCAAGTGGGCAGGTTAACGAACTCTCAAATTATGAAAAACTCCAGAATCTATTGAGTGTTGCAATGGAAGAAGGAGCAGGTCTTGAAAATATGGAATATGTTGACGTAAGATGGAAAACACCTCTGGCTAAACGTTTAAGTGTTCGTTAGCGGCACTCTTTTTTTATAGTTAGATCCAGAAGAGTCCGGTTAGATTTTTTCATATTACAAAATAATGCTCCAAAACTGGCATTCCCACATTCTCCCCGGTTAAAGTATGCCAGGACAAGCTTAAGTGGGAATCCAGTATGGGGTACAAGATTAAGAATTCTGGTATAACAAAAGCGGTATCTGCAAAAACCTAACCGGACTTTTCTGTGTCAGGTCAACATTTCACTCATTTATTTTAATCATATGTATTAATCATAAATCATTCACATTATTAATCCCTGGGTCATAATTGGGGATTATCACCTATAGCAGATCATATTTCATCCAGTTATATTTTTTTCAAAAAATAAATTAAATCTATAACATGTTTTAAATTAAATACTTAAAAACTATTCAATAAGATACTGTTTGCGGCAGATGTTTTTGGCATGCTTTGTGCGAGCTTAATAGTTAGTATTAGAAGGTTAATTTAAATTGATGGAGAGTGAGTGTGTTTAGTAAAAATACAGGTTGTATAAGCAGCAAGCAGGGGAAAAGTTATGTAATGGTGCAGAGATATGGCATCCAGGTGTTTAAAACAATGGATGCAATAGAAAGGCGTCCGGAGAGAGGGGGCTGCAGATGATTAAGGAACAAGATATTCTCAAACTTTTTATTGAATTTATTGAACAACAAATAGAGACCTTAGAGGATACAGAGCATGATAAGGATGTTCTTGACGGCCTTAAACTGCTTCTATCAGATAATGTGACAGAGAACGGTGAGATTAATGTCAGGTCTTCTTTGATGAATAAACACTTTCATGTCTCATTTACAAGCTACAAAGATCATATGCGAAGGTTTGTAAAAGAGCATTTAAATAATTAGAACATCTTCCCGACTTTCTCAATTCGAGGTGTTTTGGCGAGTTAAGTCCTTATTAATCAACAAAGATACCCTGAAAGTCCATACTACCACTACAAATTGTAATCTCTTTACGTTGTGATATCCTCTAAAATAAGAGGTATACCGGTTTTCTCAAAATCACTGGTGAAATGCAAAAGTCTGGTTAATTTGGGTTACGATAACTCTTCTGTAATGCCAGGCATTGTTAGTGGGTAATTCCGGACTGAATGTTTATATAATATCAAATAATTAAAGTTATGTTTAAAATATGCGATAAATAATAAAGTGTGATATATATGTGTTATTTTTGAATATAAACTCTGTAATAATTGATAATTGGGAAGGTGGAGCTGTGAAAAGACATTTAACAATATTGTGTATAACATTGATTAGTCTACTCAATTTTATTATTGTTTCATCGATATATGCTTTGCCGATAATTGATGGTAAGTTTGATACATCAGAAGGCTATACTACCGGTTACACGCTTAAGTTGAATGTTGAAAGTGGGAAAGGAAAAAAAAGAGGAAAAGGAAAAAGTAAAACTACTGTTAGCGGAGGAGAGGGAGATTTGTGGATAAATCAAGATACCACATCCGGTGATATATCTCTCGCTTTCATTCAACCACTTTCTCTTGTAGATAACAGCTACGGTGATAATTCGATAGGTTGGGGGTCAGATGCTCCGAGTGGTAAAAATCACAATTACGAAGATCTGACAGAGAGTGACAAAGCACAGTTTGTTTTTACTGATGGGAATGACAATACGGTCCTTGATATCGTTTTGGATTATGCGCATGAATTTAGTGGCGGTGCAGTTGCGTCTAGTGTTACAGAGGGTGATGGTAAAGTTAATACGGGTTTGTCATCCGATGTTATGGCGACTGCTTCATCACTGGAGTATAATTATAATATTTATGGCTCTTCAAATACTGAACTCTTTGGTGACGGTTCGTCATCTCCGTTAACTGGCAGCGACACTACTTATGATGTTGAAGACGCTGATTTGGCAGATTGGGTGTTTGCATCAGTATATGAGCTCCGGGTAGATGGTAGAGTGTTCAGCGAAAACGGTTTCGGAGATGTGGAAATTGCGGTAGTGCATAATTCACCAAACAAGATAGCAAAAAACAAGGTGTATACGCAAATCAGTGGAGAAATTGAAGTATATGTGGATATGAATGAAGAAAGCGACGCTTCTAGCCCTGTGCCCGAGCCAACAACCATAGCGCTTCTGGGAATCGGCTTTGCCTGGGCGGTAGTAAGGCGAAGACAAAAGCAAAAAAAGATGAACTGACAATCAAGCCTGCCTATCGTTTCATCTTACTTAGTTTAATTCCAGGACGCATTTCACCTGCCGATCTGTTCATACCGAACTAACTTCACCGTCCAAATGATGATAATCGCAGGAAAGATGATCAGATAAATGAATATTGCGTATCTGTGTCGTTACTTTGTTTAACAAAGTAAATATACCCCCAAGGGGATTTGAACCCCTGTCTCATGGCTGAGAACCATGTATCCTGGGCCAGGCTAGACGATGGGGGCGTAAATTACTTTAGTTTTATTAAAAGAATATAGAATAGAAATTTAACAGAATTAAATTATAATTTCAATCTAAATTTATCCTTCAGACATAAATGGATATCTGTAGTCTGTTGTGGGTAAGAATGTCTCTTTAATGGTTCGTGGGGATATCCAGCGAAGCAGATTAAGATAACTTCCGGCTTTATCGTTTGTACCACTTGCTCGGCTACCTCCAAAAGGCTGCTGACCGACGGCTGCACCTGTCGGTTTGTCGTTAATATAGAAATTACCTGCCGCATTTACAAGAATTTTTTCTGCCATTATGATAGCGTTCCTGTCTCGTGAGAAAACTGCTCCTGTCAAGCCGTAAGGGGAAGTCTCATCACACAAGTGAAGAGTTTCCTGATATTTATCGTCTTCATATACATATAGTGTTATAACAGGCCCAAAAATTTCCTCTTCCATTGTACGAAAGTGAGGGTTTGTGGTGACGGCAATCGTTGGCTCGATAAAGTAGCCTTTGCTTTTGTAACAATTTCCTCCACATATGATATCTGCCTCAGTGCTGTCCTTAATGAATTCAATATATCTGGAGATTTTGGTAAATGCGGGCTCATCAATCACCGCATTAATAAAATTACTGAAGTTCTCTACATCTCCCATATTCACCGTTTTCATCTCTTCAAGTATGTATTCCTTTAAATCTCTCCAAAGGCTGCGGGGAATATAAGCACGGGATGCCGCAGAACATTTCTGTCCCTGGTATTCAAATGCACCACGTATCAGGGCGGTACCCACTTCCTCAATTCCGGTGTCCTTGTGAACAAAAACAAAATCCTTACCTCCTGTCTCGCCTACAATGCGTGGATAGTTTTTGTAATTCTTGATATTGTTGCCTATCGTCTGCCACATATTCCTGAATGTAGCGGAGCTTCCTGTAAAGTGAATTCCGGTAAGCTCCGGAGAGTTCATAATGACCGGGCCAATCTCGCTGCCGGTTCCCGGGATAAAATTGATTACTCCATCCGGGACACCCGCTTCCTGGAAAAGCTTCATTACGAAATAAGATGAATATATTGAGTTTGATGATGGTTTCCACAACGCTACATTTCCCATTATTGCCGGTGCAGATGCGAGGTTTGCGGCAATTGATGTAAAATTAAATGGAGTTACGGCAAAAACAAAACCTTCAAGTGGACGGTATTCCAGTCTGTTCCAGGAACCAATGGGTGAGATCGGTGGTTGTTTTTCATAGATACTCTTCGCGTAGAAAGCATTAAAACGAAGAAAATCAATAAGTTCACAAGCGGCATCTCCTTCTGCCTGGAGGACGTTTTTGCTCTGGCATAACATCGTGGAAGCGTTTAACAATGAACGCCATGGTCCGGCAAGGATATTCGCCGCTTTGAGAAAGATCGATGCGCGCTCCTGCCAATCCATTTCCACCCATTGTCTACGCGCTTTAAGGGCAGCTTCAATGGCCATTTGAACTTCATTCTCGCCAGCTTTGTGGTATGTGCCTACAACAACGCTGTGGTCATGAGGAAGCACACATTTTCCCAGATTTCCTGTATTTACCTCCTTGCCACCAATAATAAGAGGTATTTCCACATGCCGATTTTTTAGTTCCTGCAGTTTAGCCTTAATGTCATTACGTTCCTGTGTTCCGGCGGCATAACTATTAATTGGTTCATTAGAGGGTAAGTTCAGGTCGAATTTTGCATTTGTCATATCAACCTCCTTAAGATAAGTTAATTTTACTATATTGACAGGGCCTGATAAGAACTTAAATTTGACAGTTTAACAAAAATAAATATTATAGTATATTGTAACAAAACTGTTAGATAGATTAAGTATAATTTTAGAAATGATGCAGAAGGAAGAACCATACACAATAGCGCTTATACAGATGTTATGTTGCGGATCAAGAGAAGAAAATATGCAGCGTGCCAGGCAGCGAGTCGTTGAGGCGGCGGAGCAGGGAGCGCGTTTGATTTGCCTCCCGGAACTCTTTTGTTCAATCTATTTTTGCCAGCAGGAGGATACCCGTTATTTCGAGTTGGCTGAACCGATTCCAGGCTATACTACAGATTTTTTTTCACGGTTGGCAAAAACTGCTAATAGTGTACTGGTGGTTCCGGTCTTTGAGAGAAGCGAGACGGGTATATATTACAACAGCCTGGTTGTGATTAACCGGGATGGGGCTATAGCAGGGATGTACAGAAAAATGCATATTCCGAATGATCCACAATTCCAGGAAAAATATTATTTTACTCCCGGAGATCTTGGTTTTCAGGCTATTCAAACTCCTTTTGGAAAAATCGGTCCTATGATCTGCTGGGACCAATGGTTTCCGGAAGCGGCCCGCTTGTGCGCACTGGACGGAGCAAATGTATTGATATATCCAACTGCAATCGGCTGGCTTCCGGGAGAAAAGGAGGGGGAAAGCAAGGTATATCTGGATTCGTGGAAGACGGTTCAGCGAGGTCATGCGATTGCCAATGGAGTATATACGGCTACGGTAAATCGAGTTGGTGTAGAGCCTGACCAGTCCGGGAATTCCGAGATTGAGTTCTGGGGACACTCATTTATAGCTGATCCCAGAGGACGCATCATCTCCGAAGCATCAGGAGAAGAGGAGGAAATTATTTACGGAAGGATAGAACCTGAGCTTATTTTTGCAACACGCCAGACGTGGCCTTTCTTCAGGGATCGGCGCGTTGACGCATATCATAAAATTGTTGAGTGATAACCTGATTATAAAGGAGTAAATAAAGATGCAGGATATAAAAAAAAGAAAAGATATTACGAGAGAATTGATAGGTTTTATTCAGGATTCCAACGTAATAAATCAATTTAATATCAGACCATATAAAATCAGTATCGGCGTATTTTATACAGGCGTTGTTTTAAGCAGTGGTCACGCCGGAATGTCGTACACGCCGGTTCAGGAAATACCGGAGGCCGTATGTTGTCCGCGATCACACGCAAAGATGCCGGCGGCAGGGGAACTGCTTAACAAGGAAATAAGTGAGCTCATGGATTATGCGCTCGATGACAATGCCCTTAAAGCAGCCGTTGGTATGGCAACTTTAAACGCACTCTCCGCAGTCCTGCTTGCAGATGATGATTGCAGGTATAAGACTTCCTCTTTTGGTAATGCTCTGGATCTCATTGAGATTACCAGTGAAGATACCGTTGCCATGGTGGGGGCTTTTCCTCCATTTATTAAAAGAATACAGGAGATTACAAATAACCTTTATGTCATTGATAAAAATCCGAAGGTTGCCGTTAAGGGTGATACGGTTAAGATTGAATCGGCAGACCGACTGGAAGAGATAATACCTCAGGCAGATATTTTAGTTATTACGGGCGTCACGCTTGTAAATCACACCCTCGGCCCTATTCTGGACCTGGCTGAAAAAGCGAGTGAAATTGTTGTAGTAGGTCCCACCGCCAGCATTTACCCTGAACCTCTCTTTAAAAGAGGTGTGACAGTTATGGGTGGTGTAAGAATTACTGATGGAGCCAGGATGATACACCTCATCGGAGAGGCCGGTTCCGGATATGACTTTTTTTCAAATTGTGCTGATAAGATAATATTACGTAACGAAGCAGTTTCTGTAAGATAGTGCGTCAATATTTACATGAAGAAATAAGATTTGACAGGAATAACATGATAATCAGATATTTACATACAGGTTGGGGGCCTTTCAAGTAGCCCGTATTTATCTTGAAAATCGGCAGGTTTTTAGAGTTTACGGTGTAGGAGAAATTACTCATGGCTTTAATCTGTTTTCACGACGGTTCAATATTAATTGTGGAGAACTGGGAGAACTCTGTTATTCCGGGAATGGAATGCTACAATACATCGCTAATGAAGGTGATTTGCCCGGACTTCATGCTCTTGGATTCGGAAAATAATAAGAAAAACACTTTCTTCCACCTATTGTAAAAAAGGTGGCATGGACAACATTGCTTATCCGTGTTCTTTACCTGCTCTCTTAAACAAAAGCACTAAAATCACAAATGTTATGGTATGTACCCCCTCCTAACAAACGAGGGGCAAGGGGTGGTGGTTCTAAATTGATAAATTTTTCTAAACTAATTGGTCAATTACCTTCAGTCCAGTAGATCAAGTGCTTCTAACGGTCTATTAAGTAACACCTTTGCTCCATTCTCTCGTAACTCTTTAGCTGATCGAAAACCCCAAAGTACTCCTACAGGAAACATCCCTGCTGATATAGACGTCTTCATGTCAACTTCCGTATCACCAAGATAGAGAAAGTCTGAGGGGGGAATACCCAGTTTTTCTGCTATTTCCATGGCGCCTTTCGGATCAGGCTTTCTGGGTACGTCATCACGCTGACCAAATACAACATCAAAGTTCCAATCAGGCAGGAAACCATCCATGCACTGTTTTGTATGTCTATGCGGTTTATTAGAAAGCACGGTAATCTTTATTCCGCGGGTAGTAAGTGAATCCAAAAGCTCCGGTACTCCGTCATAGGCCCTGGTCTTCACATTCCAGTTCTGGCTATAGTCCTCCTGAAATGCTTTCAGGCACGGGTTGATAATCGTATCTATTCGTTTATCTTCAGGCAGTGCACCGATAATAGTGTTAATGGCCCCATTGCCCACAAGCTGGCGGTATATATCCATGTTGTGTATGGGAAACCCGTTTAGCTCTAATACACGGTTTATGGAATCGCCTATATCATCTATTGTATTAAGTAAAGTTCCATCAAGGTCAAAGAGTACTGCTTTATATGCCATTGCCAATCCTTCAATAAATCACAAATTTACTTTTGTTATGATGTTAGATTGTAATATATTTTTTGTGAGTTGTAAATTCTTTCAACTTATTTTATGTCAGATTAATATATTATTGTGTATCTTTTTAGATAAGCGTTTAAAAATATGTGAGGGAGTTATAGTAATTTGACTGTTTTTGATGCTCACGCTACAATTTATAGGTCAGCGAGCTGAAATCTATAAACTTAACTCTGTACTAATCAAAAGTTTTTTATTACTATGCAAAATAATCAGTTTTGCATAGAATAATTTTGATTAAAGATGTCTGTTGTGTTACAAAAAAATTATTATGAATGCTTTAATTTATTAATAGAGGAGCAGGGACAAAATGGAAATATTCAATTCAATTGGGCTCTTGTTAGGAGGGTCGTGGGCTTCCGGGGTTAACCTGTATATGAGTATGGCCGGCTTAGGGATTGCCGGCAGGATGGAGTGGATTAAACTTCCGGACAACCTGGATATTTTATCTAATCCAGCAGTTATTATTGTGTCCTTAACTCTTTTCGGAATTGAATTTATCGCGGACAAGGTCCCGTATATTGATTCGTTATGGGACTCCGTTCATACTTTTATTCGTCCTCTTGCAACATCCGCATTAGGATATACAGCCATGGCAGACTCTGGAATGATAATGCAGCTCCTCATTGCTTTCCTGACGGGTACCATCTCTCTGGAATCTCACCTGACAAAAGCCACAACCCGGGCGGTAATAAACGCATCTCCGGAACCCATTACCAATTCAGTTGCAAGTGTTACTGAGGACTTAACTGTAGCAGGGACATTATATCTAATTATATGCCATCCTGTAGTAGCTACAGTTTTAGTAACCATTTTCATCATAGTTGCCTTCTGGTTTTTAAAGAAAATGATAAAATATCTCAGAAAAGTTTTCAATTTTTCCGGCAGAAAGAAATTTCACGAAACAGAACTTGAAACAGGAAATATGTTGTCTGGCAAATAGCCTTAAGGTCTGGCATCTATTGATCATAGATTTCCATGGTAAAAAACTAACCCTAAATTCAAGTAATAGCCGAACCAGTAATAATTAGCTTTTTATTATCCATGCAGGGTATGACAATATTTTCAAATTTTACCATTTCATTCAATAGTGTCGGCAAATTCCCTTTCTTTTTCATTCGAACAATTATTTTTCCAGATGAATAAATCACTGAACATATTGACACTGGAACCCTATTATGGTGGCAGCCACAAGGCGTTCCTGGATGGTTGGGGTCAATACAGCCGTCACGAATGGACAATACTAAGTCTGCCTCCCTGGAAATGGAAATGGCGTATGCGTCATTCAGCCATAACCCTGGCCAGCGAAACAGAGGAGCAAATACGAGGAGGAGGAGAATGGGACATCATATTCTGCTCAGATATGCTTAATCTTGCAGAGTATTTAGGCCTGATACCACAGGCTATACAAAAACTTCCATCCGTTGTCTATTTTCATGAGAATCAACTGACATATCCGGTTGCACATCCACAGGAATTTGATTTTCATTATGTGCTGACGAATCTAATAACGGCCCTGGCTGCCACAGAGGTGTGGTTCAATTCCCTATATCATCAGAATATTTTCCTGGAAGAACTCAAAGACTTCCTTAAGCGTATGCCCGATTTTCAACCAATCGAAAGCGTTGAGGATATTCGAAACAAATCTCTTGTCTGCCATCCGGGAATCCATCAGCTTCCAAAGAGAGGGAAAAGAGCACCTGGCCCTATGCGCATTGTGTGGGCGGCAAGGTGGGAACACGACAAAAATCCAGAACTCTTTTTTGATGCACTTCGGATTCTGAAAACGAAGAAAATTGAATTCAGGATCAGCGTTATGGGAGAACAGTTCAGGCAGTTTCCCGATGTCTTTACCACTGCCAGGCAGGAGTTTTCTGACCATATTGATCGTTGGGGATATCAGAAGGCGCGACAGGACTATGATGATGCACTTTTAGAGGCAGACGTTTTCGTGTCTACCGCAGATCACGAATTCTTTGGATTCAGTGTGCTTGAGGGAGCAGCGGCAGGGGCATTCCCCCTGGTTCCTGAAAAGCTTTCATATCCCGAAACACTTGAACGTGATGCAGGTAATGAAGACTTCTACTTTAAAGGTGACGCAGATCAATTGGCTAAACGATTGGTATACTTGTCAGAGAAAATTGGAAATAATAACCTGTGGGATGGCGAACCTGACCGTGCAGTTCGAATTGTAGAAAAATTATTCTGGAAGACAAAAACTAACTTGATGGACAATGAATTGGTTAGAATAATAAAGGAAAAAGAGAAAGGTTAATCACCAGAATACTCAAAGGAACACAAACAGGTAAGCAAAAGCAGTTAAAGGTTTGACAGGCTCTATTCTTTTACTCCAATATTCAACTTTTGTCTGTTACACGATAACAAATAACGGCTGCTGCTTGTCTGGATGAATCTGTTT containing:
- a CDS encoding carbon-nitrogen hydrolase, with product MMQKEEPYTIALIQMLCCGSREENMQRARQRVVEAAEQGARLICLPELFCSIYFCQQEDTRYFELAEPIPGYTTDFFSRLAKTANSVLVVPVFERSETGIYYNSLVVINRDGAIAGMYRKMHIPNDPQFQEKYYFTPGDLGFQAIQTPFGKIGPMICWDQWFPEAARLCALDGANVLIYPTAIGWLPGEKEGESKVYLDSWKTVQRGHAIANGVYTATVNRVGVEPDQSGNSEIEFWGHSFIADPRGRIISEASGEEEEIIYGRIEPELIFATRQTWPFFRDRRVDAYHKIVE
- a CDS encoding DUF364 domain-containing protein, whose amino-acid sequence is MQDIKKRKDITRELIGFIQDSNVINQFNIRPYKISIGVFYTGVVLSSGHAGMSYTPVQEIPEAVCCPRSHAKMPAAGELLNKEISELMDYALDDNALKAAVGMATLNALSAVLLADDDCRYKTSSFGNALDLIEITSEDTVAMVGAFPPFIKRIQEITNNLYVIDKNPKVAVKGDTVKIESADRLEEIIPQADILVITGVTLVNHTLGPILDLAEKASEIVVVGPTASIYPEPLFKRGVTVMGGVRITDGARMIHLIGEAGSGYDFFSNCADKIILRNEAVSVR
- a CDS encoding HAD family hydrolase, with the protein product MAYKAVLFDLDGTLLNTIDDIGDSINRVLELNGFPIHNMDIYRQLVGNGAINTIIGALPEDKRIDTIINPCLKAFQEDYSQNWNVKTRAYDGVPELLDSLTTRGIKITVLSNKPHRHTKQCMDGFLPDWNFDVVFGQRDDVPRKPDPKGAMEIAEKLGIPPSDFLYLGDTEVDMKTSISAGMFPVGVLWGFRSAKELRENGAKVLLNRPLEALDLLD
- a CDS encoding DUF4126 domain-containing protein codes for the protein MEIFNSIGLLLGGSWASGVNLYMSMAGLGIAGRMEWIKLPDNLDILSNPAVIIVSLTLFGIEFIADKVPYIDSLWDSVHTFIRPLATSALGYTAMADSGMIMQLLIAFLTGTISLESHLTKATTRAVINASPEPITNSVASVTEDLTVAGTLYLIICHPVVATVLVTIFIIVAFWFLKKMIKYLRKVFNFSGRKKFHETELETGNMLSGK
- a CDS encoding tRNA-queuosine alpha-mannosyltransferase domain-containing protein, coding for MNKSLNILTLEPYYGGSHKAFLDGWGQYSRHEWTILSLPPWKWKWRMRHSAITLASETEEQIRGGGEWDIIFCSDMLNLAEYLGLIPQAIQKLPSVVYFHENQLTYPVAHPQEFDFHYVLTNLITALAATEVWFNSLYHQNIFLEELKDFLKRMPDFQPIESVEDIRNKSLVCHPGIHQLPKRGKRAPGPMRIVWAARWEHDKNPELFFDALRILKTKKIEFRISVMGEQFRQFPDVFTTARQEFSDHIDRWGYQKARQDYDDALLEADVFVSTADHEFFGFSVLEGAAAGAFPLVPEKLSYPETLERDAGNEDFYFKGDADQLAKRLVYLSEKIGNNNLWDGEPDRAVRIVEKLFWKTKTNLMDNELVRIIKEKEKG